A single Arachnia propionica DNA region contains:
- a CDS encoding MazG family protein encodes MPEVGEQLIRLNEVMARLRIECPWDREQTHSSLLTHLVEETCEVVDAVEGGTDDDLREELGDLLLQVYFHARIAENEGRFTIDDVARGIADKLIRRHPHVFGDGEVPEDLRGVWERRKRQEKGRTSSLDGIARSMSSLARTQKVIARARSHEVPVGFPSEPVTAEDVGERIQALVARAQASGVDADAAVREALRGLEERIRQAEGPAGTA; translated from the coding sequence ATGCCGGAGGTTGGCGAACAGCTGATCCGTCTCAACGAGGTGATGGCACGGCTGCGCATCGAATGCCCTTGGGATAGGGAGCAGACGCACTCCTCGCTGCTGACCCACCTCGTCGAGGAAACCTGCGAGGTGGTCGACGCGGTGGAGGGTGGCACCGATGACGACCTGCGTGAGGAACTCGGCGACCTGCTGCTCCAGGTGTACTTCCACGCCAGGATCGCGGAGAACGAGGGGCGGTTCACCATCGACGACGTCGCCCGCGGCATCGCGGACAAACTGATCCGCCGCCACCCCCACGTCTTCGGTGACGGCGAGGTGCCCGAGGACCTGCGCGGGGTCTGGGAACGCCGCAAACGCCAGGAGAAGGGACGGACCTCGTCGCTGGACGGAATCGCCCGGTCCATGAGCTCCCTGGCGCGCACCCAGAAAGTGATCGCGCGCGCCCGGTCGCACGAGGTGCCGGTCGGGTTTCCCAGCGAACCCGTGACCGCCGAGGACGTGGGGGAACGGATCCAGGCCCTCGTCGCCCGCGCCCAGGCCAGCGGGGTCGACGCCGACGCGGCCGTCAGGGAGGCCCTGCGGGGTCTGGAGGAACGTATCCGTCAGGCCGAGGGACCCGCAGGGACGGCATGA